The sequence TCTCCTGAAGTCCCCGAGGAAGATGTTTATGTGATAACCGCTAAACGAAAGGAAGTCGATAATTCATGACTCAAATTGCCCTAGTAGTTCTAGATACGCTCCGAAAGGATGCATTTGATAACCATTTTGACTGGCTTCCTGGTCAGCGGTTCGAGAACGCCTGGTCACCAAGTCACTGGACCGTTCCCGTACACGGTTCGTTGTTTACCGGAAAATACCCGACAGAGCATGGGAGTATAGCACACTCCAAGGCACTCTCTTGTAGAGATTCGACACTACCCGAAACGTTGGCTTCGGAAGGGTTCTCTACTAAGGGGTTTTCTGCAAATCCATTCATCACTCCAGCTTTCAATTTCGATAGAGGATTCGAGACGTTCGACGGTTCTTTCGACAATCTCCCAATGTTCGACGAGATTCTCGACTGGGGAGCGTTCCACGAGGAATACGGAGACGAAGGAATCCGCCGATTTGGGCGAGCATTATTGAAATGTTTCCAGAAGGACGTAGACGCCGTTCAGTCACTCAAAACCGGTCTCCAAATAAAACTGCGTGAAGCTAGAGACCGTCAAGATAAAGATAGCGGCATTACCGAAGCGATTGAGTGGTTCAAGAGCCAAAAGCTCAGTGAAAATGAATTCGTATTTTTCAATCTGATGGAGGCACATGCTCCCTACGATAAGATTCCTAAGAAGTATGTCTCTGGCTCGGCACCAAGGGAACTTGGTCTCCAGCACCACTTCGAACCACTTGATGAATCTCAAACGGCTGAGGCATACAATGCAGCAGTTTCCTACCTCTCTGACGCCTATAGGACATTGTTTGCAGATCTTACCAGACAAATGGACTATGTAATCACACTTGGAGATCACGGAGAACTACTTGGGGAGCATGAATACTACGGTCACGAATACGGTCTATTTCCTGAACTGACTCATGTTCCCTTGGTGGTATCGGGGGAGGGGTTAGAAAACAAGGAACTTGATTCGGTGGTCAGTCTCCTTGATGTGTATCCGACTGTGCTCAAACTTGCCGGAATTCCCTCTAATCGAAGAGGAGAGCCGTTATTAGAGGACAAAATGGGGAGACGGGCGTACCTGACTGAAGGTCACGGACTTCCCAAAGATAGGGTTCTGAAGCTTTCTAACATGGGACACGATGTTGAGAGATACGATTCTGTATTCCGAGGTATCGTTACAACTGACGGCTACGAGTACGAATCCATAGATGGTTGGGAATCACATAGCTCCCATAAGTCAAATAAATTGCAGAATGAATTGAAAGACCTTGTAGAACAACTTGAAAAACATTCTGAAACGGCGGATAGACCGGATATCTCACAAGCGGCACTCGAACGACTCAAAGCAAATGGCTACGCATGATGTGTTCCAACGATAAGGTGAACTTCCGAAATTTCTGGCGCGAAAAATTGAAATTCCCCAGTTTTAATTTAAATATGATGGCTTTTAAGGTAGCTCTTCCAACACAGGTTAATTAAAATGGGATTGAATGAATGGATTTACGAGTCGAAAAAAGAGGTCACTGAATTTGGTATCAGTGGTGCCCGAGGGGCTTTCTCAAAGTTGATGGTCGGCGGCGCAAAGCGACTTGGCCAATCCGTCAACTACGGAACGTCACAGTTTGAGCAGGATTGGGATGTACTCATTCTCCTCGATAGCTGTCGACCTGACTATCTTCGGCAGGTGCACCAGGAGGCGGACCTCAACTGGGTCGAGGAAATAGACACTCAGTACTCGCCAGCGTCCTCCAGCATCGAGTGGGTGAACAAGTGCCTCAAGACGCTTCACCCCGGAGAAAAAGAGGGTCTCTCAATCGTCTCCGGAAACGGATGGACCGAGAGAGAACTCGACGAATCGGAATTTCACTCCGTCGAGACGCTCCTGCAGACGTACTGGGACGAAGAACGTGGCATTCTCCCGCCCGAAGTGGTTACGAATCACGCGATAAACCGTTGGCGCGATGACAATCCAGACCGAATGCTCGTCTGGTACATGCAGCCGCACACGCCGCACCCAAGTATCAATGTCGAGTATGAGTTCGACACCGATATGCGTGGCGTGACCGACGATTGGACAGAGACAGAGTACGCTCGCGTCGGAGTGCTGTCCGACGAGGAACTTCGAAGCGGCTACAAAGCGACACTGAAACTGGGACTGGAGGAAGTGGAGGTACTTGCAGCGAATCTCGAAGCGGAAAATGTCTATCTTTCAGCCGACCACGCGGAACTTCTCGGCGAATGGGGGCTATATGAACATCCAAGGTGGGCGCCGATTCCAAGGCTGAAGCGCGTTCCCTGGGTCAAAGTTGACGCGGAAGACAACCAAACGCGGATCCCCAAAGCCATGGACGAACACGAGAATGAATCTGATCTGGACGACCGATTGCGGGCACTCGGATACAAGGCGTAACAGGCACTCGAACGCTCGTCGAAGCCGAATCGTTTGGAGTACTACAACGGGCTTATCTAATCGCACCCGAAACCAACGCGGAAAGCAATGATACGCGTCCTTGCTGCACCGACTGAAATTGTTCTCTATTCAGGAAGTTACGCCCGAACATACCGGTTACTCCGGGAGATCGATGCGGACGATGTCAGCGTGAATGCGCACGTGAACCATCTCAGCGCGGACTCTAGCGCGT comes from Haloterrigena salifodinae and encodes:
- a CDS encoding sulfatase, with the protein product MTQIALVVLDTLRKDAFDNHFDWLPGQRFENAWSPSHWTVPVHGSLFTGKYPTEHGSIAHSKALSCRDSTLPETLASEGFSTKGFSANPFITPAFNFDRGFETFDGSFDNLPMFDEILDWGAFHEEYGDEGIRRFGRALLKCFQKDVDAVQSLKTGLQIKLREARDRQDKDSGITEAIEWFKSQKLSENEFVFFNLMEAHAPYDKIPKKYVSGSAPRELGLQHHFEPLDESQTAEAYNAAVSYLSDAYRTLFADLTRQMDYVITLGDHGELLGEHEYYGHEYGLFPELTHVPLVVSGEGLENKELDSVVSLLDVYPTVLKLAGIPSNRRGEPLLEDKMGRRAYLTEGHGLPKDRVLKLSNMGHDVERYDSVFRGIVTTDGYEYESIDGWESHSSHKSNKLQNELKDLVEQLEKHSETADRPDISQAALERLKANGYA